GGAAGATGAAGAGAAACCAGTCTTCTATGTACCTGAAACTGAAAGCTGCACCAAACTCAGAAGCACCTTTTGTGATATCTGATTCATCTTAAAGACTAAGTGCTTCTCAAGTTGGCTCATGGAAATCGAAACATTGAAACCCAGATTCATCCACATCCCCTTAAAACACCTAAATACAAGCAGAGATGCCTTTCTAGAAACACTTGTCATTTATCTTTTGCAAACGGCAGATTAGTATAACCCATATATATCTGCTTTATGTTCATGTCAGGATGTGTTTTAGACGAGGAAACATCGTTTTCATGAACAAGGCACTCTCTTTTCACATAATGCAGGGCTCCAAGTcctcaagagaaaagaaaaatatgctggCTTCCATTCCATGTATTGTTGAGCCCATCCTCTCCGGTTCTCCCCGAACGACTAGCAGTAGAGCCAATTTTCTGTGAGCCAGAGGAAAAATTCTGCAGAGACGATGGAGAGAGAGCACTAGCTGAGAAGGCAGGGGTTTTAAAATGAAAATGGCCAGGGAATCCTTTTGGGCACTGCAAATTGTTGGGTAGAGATGCCCCGTCCAACAAAAGAGAATGAAAGTAGGGGTTGTTGACGTGACAGCAAATTGCTGGGCATCCGGTTTTCGATGAACCCTAGCAAAGCTAGCCATCTTTCTAACAAGACATATAGTCGTAAAGCAATGGGGGAGGAGGAATTCGTAGCGCCATTAGCCACCAAAACCCTAGTGGCGCAACGTAAAAAGGCCAGTGGAATTCAGAGAAAGCCAGCCAGCTTCATTCTGTAGAGCTAGATCAAAATAAAACTGCCAAAGAGACGGGCGTAGCCAGGATTTGACCATAGGGGGAGCCAAGTAGTAGTGTTGCCTACCAAATCGTGGCTTCATGGCCCTCGAGTAGCAAATTAGAAATAACGGCACAGTGCCGATAGAACCTGTTGTGCTACTTCGGTGTTACGGACAGAAAGGCCTAAGGCTTGGTTGAGATGGGCTTATTGGTCTCAAAATTCAACACATTTCACTATGAAGCGTATGGGCTGCCGGTAGATTAGCTGTTTATAGGAGAGAAACAGGATCATTATTCTCCGAGCAAAGAGAATTCTCGGAGCAGCAGCAAGCTTGTTCAAAGAAAAATGCATCACTGTGCTTTATTTGACTGTATATATCAAAGAATTAGAGTTTAAGCCATGATCAACCAGTTTGGTTATCATCAAGAACCGGAAGCATGGATCGAGCCATACAAAATTCCACATCTATCCCAAACCAAAATTCCAGCAGGGGACCATCAGTACTTGATGGAGAGATCGTCGCCACGCATCTTGACTTCAACTATTCTCTCCGTCATGACAAGAGAGCAATTCTGCTATGAATCCACCACGCGTGCCAAAGAAACAGTAGCAGATCGTGGCCGTGCAACGCAAAAGATGCATGCCAGGCATGAGTGCACGCGCCAAAGAAAAAACCAAACGTTAAATGGAAACAGGTGTAAAGCAAGAGATGCGTATGTGCATCACCCCGACCGAACCCAAACGAAACTTATATTCTCCCATCACTCATTCCATGACTCCATCTCCATGacagaaagagagagagagagagagagaggccagGCCAGCAGTATATAAGATGCAGCGGTGGGCAGGCATGTGGTGAgcaagagggagggaggggcaagAGAGGGAAAGCGCAAAGGGACGGACCCTCGCAACATCGAAGCTAGTCCAAACTAGTGGGAGGTTGTGTGcagggaggaagacgacgaccaAGCTCGACgaagctgctgcttctgctgctaCGTACCCATTGATCAAGAGAATCCTAGCTCTCAATCCTCATCCATGGCGAGGGGCAAGGTCCAGCTGCGGCGCATCGAGAACCCGGTGCACCGGCAGGTGACCTTCTGCAAGCGCCGGGCCGGGCTGCTCAAGAAGGCCCGGGAGCTCTCCGTCCTCTGCGACGCCCACATCGGCATCATCATCTTCTCCGCGCACGGCAAGCTCTACGACCTCGCAACCACCGGGTAGGTCCAGCTGCATAGCTCTCCTCTGCAGCTGCCATGATCATCAGTGTGCTGATGAACTCACTCGACAGAACCATGGAGGAACTGATCGAGAGGTACAAGACGGCCAGTGGAGAAGCAGCCCTGcagggtgacggcggcggcgaccacagAATGGTTAGCGATAGCTCCCTCGGCTCTTAACTTGTTGGAATCGTATTCTGGTTCTTTGTCCCCACCCAATCTTTTGCTCCCAGAATAGCGAAATGTTAGCATCATATTCTATGCTTATTCATTCATACTTTGCTTGAACATTGCAACATTTTTCACTTTTACACACCGCTAGTGCTAGGTTTCACCTACATATCATGAGCTGCTATAGGATCTGGAACGCTGCAACTTTGTGATTGCTATAGGGTCTGTTATTAGACTGCCAGTGGCTGAATTTTCTTATGCATCATACCAGAATATGAACAGCTATAGAAGTACAGAGACAACGTTTGTTGTGCTCATGCCAACACATCTATAAAATTTGAGCACAATTTAATTTAAAACTACTTGCAAACACAAACCATCTTGTTCCTGTCTGTCGCTAAACTGCTAGATGCTGGGCAAGAGGCACCCTCTCTGCCTCTGTTGCAACCATACTCCAGGTTGCAACTCTCCCCTCTGCCCTCCCTGTGCCTGTTGCCTAAAAGCTTTGGCCATGTATGTGACCCAGGACCCAAAACAGGAAACCATGGTGCTGCAACAGGAAATCAATCTGCTCCAGAAGGGTCTGAGGTAATTATTCTCACAGCTTTACCTTACAGTTTGTAGAAAACAATCAAATCAGCTCCTGTTTCCAGCACACGCAAAGAAACTCGATAAACCTCTATGTTTGCTAACAAGTTTGAGCTGTGACATGGATTCGGTACATTCCATGTTTTTGTCTACGTGTAGCATCACTGAATTACCAAACCAAGCAAGCAACATAAAACATTTGTGTGAAGAGACAGAAACTTCAAAACCTAAGAAACTAACCCTTGCACTTCACACTAAACTGTTCAATAGAAAAACATGAACTACCATCTCAAAATAGGATTTctttaaaaagaaaacaaaagaggaAACAACAGAGTTTGCTTACAGCATCACACTTCAATTCTGCCATTCATGCTGACAAACAAGGAACAATTCTGCAGGTACATATACGGGAACAGGGCAAATGAACACATGACTGTTGAAGAACTGAATGCCCTAGAGAGGTACTTGGAGATATGGATGTACAACATCCGCTCCGCAAAGGTAATTTACGAAAACTCCCAAATTTTCTTAAAGAAATATAGTTTCATACATTGCTGAAATCGTAGCTTGTCTAACAGATGCAGATAATGATTCAAGAGATCCAAGCACTGAAAAGCAAGGCATGTCAAACTCTTACTCATCAACTCTATAAACAACCAAATCAACATTCACAACTTACTAAAAGTATCTCTGTACATGCAGGAAGGCATGTTGAAAGCTGCTAACGAAGTTCTCCAGGAGAAGGTAGCGATTATCAGTTCACTCCGAGCTATAAACTTTAATCAATGATAAGCAGCTAATAGCATGTGATGTTGCATGCAGATAGTAGAACAGAGTGGTTTGCTCGACGTAGGCGTGATGGTAGCAGATCAGCAGAATGGGCATTTTAGTACAGTCCCACTGATAGAAGAGATCACTAACCCACTGACTATACTGAGTGGCTATTCTAATTGTAGGGGCTCAGAGATGGGCTATTCCTTCTAACGGTAATAACACCCTGAGGGGCTCGTTCTGTTGATTACTAGTGTGTAATACAATTAATAAGCTTGTGTAATGGTTTGTTCTGCTACTTTGGTGTAACTTCTAGTTATATAGGACATTGTCCCTCAGGAGTGCCCTGGTATTGTATTGTCATACATTGTGGTTCTTTGCTTCCCTAAAGAACTCTTGAGGAGCTCTGATGTTGTGTTACTTCACTTGATGGCGAATATATGTTTGTGTTTCATTCTCATCTTTGCATCTACTATCAGAGCATGTGATGTGCACAATTGGACAAAAATATGGACTGGACTTATGATCCCAGTTTACAGAGACTAAGGTGAGCAGAAGTAACATATAAAGAGAACCATAGGCATTAGAAACCAATACCAGGAAGTCAAACTATCAGGTACTATACCGAGTCATCAGCACATCTAAAAGCCATCAGCCCTATTGCTAGCTATACTGTAGCAGAAATGGAATGAATGTACTAAACTCAGGGTCAGTAAATGGGCCAAAATGCATAGTGAAAGATGGATCATCTTCCCAAGAAATACTGACAATAGACAATTTTACATGCAAAACGAATACACCAATGCTTGCAACATAAACGGGCAATTCTTATCATCAGGCAAGAATATGACATTCTAGTTTGCTTCCTAGCATTTGAATAACAATATGAATCATAATCATCCACTGGGCTAGAAGAAACTGCAACTTCAGAAACCGATGTCATAACTTCAGCCCTCGAGACCAGTTGTATACATACAGGAACACTAAATGGTTTTGAATGCAGCGTGCAGCCTTTTTTATTTATCCAAGATCAATTGTAACTACTAGCTGCAAAATATTCATTCAAGAAACCATGTCTTTGGAAAGATCAGGATAAACATCACTCATGATAGAGAGCAAGGTACATCGTCCAGTTGGTTCCACAACCAATACACACCTTATTGGAAAAAAACTAGGAAGCAAAAACTATGAATTCCACAGAAGAGGCATCACTGTTTTGTCAAGCTGGTATGCTCACATCAGCATCATTTAATGTGGTTCAGCTCTTCTGACCTGTTCgcagaagaaaaataaatgaggTTAGAACAAGTGCTGTAGGAGAAAGCCAGAAGCAAAAAGTGCAAGCAAACAGCCCATTGCAATCAAACTGCAATAAGGAATCTTCAATACTGTAGGAAAAAACCAAAATGGAAAAGTGCAAGCAGACAGCCTACTAAACTGCATAAAGCACAACCATGCTGAAACTAATATAGCTCCATCCTATACTTTCAAGTTTCGAGAGTTTTAACAGTTGCAATTTACTGCCGTGCCTTTATAAGGCTAAAACTAGAATTGCTAACCATAAAGTTCCACAAAAGCTAATACAAACCTGGAAAACTAGCATAATAAAATCATGCAGTTGATTGACTTCAATCACTTCTGAGTAATCTCGTGCTGAAACTTAAGCAACTGCATATACTTACTATTCTAAATTCACATGAAAGATGTATCATAAACATAATCAAGTCGCGACTCACGGCAATTATGTATGTATTGTACTGAGCACAAGACGTTACTTAGAACTAGGTCCTGAGCATATCTATCCAACAATTTGCAAAGTGCAAAGCATTCTTTGGCTTTTGAAAGTCCTGCTTTCTTACTGCCTCACAGAACTTGCATATACATCCCCCTCTGCAAATGTTTCTCTTGACCAGAAGACTGGTTCTGGTGCTCATGAGAATAGATAACTCAAGAATACATGGAAGCCAGCATTATTTAACTCCCAAAAACAATGTTAACTAGTCTAAATGCATCCTGACATAAACATAAAGAAGCAATATATGTTATATTAATATACAGTTTGCACAAAAAATTGAATGTAAAGTGTTCCTAGAAAGGCATCTTTGTTAGTATTTAGGTGGGTTAGCAAGATGTAAATGACCTATTGGCATATTGTTTGGGTGCCATGAGCTAGCTTGAGACTCCCTCTACGATTGATCAGATATTACCACT
The genomic region above belongs to Setaria italica strain Yugu1 chromosome VI, Setaria_italica_v2.0, whole genome shotgun sequence and contains:
- the LOC101778836 gene encoding MADS-box transcription factor 26, which encodes MARGKVQLRRIENPVHRQVTFCKRRAGLLKKARELSVLCDAHIGIIIFSAHGKLYDLATTGTMEELIERYKTASGEAALQGDGGGDHRMDPKQETMVLQQEINLLQKGLRYIYGNRANEHMTVEELNALERYLEIWMYNIRSAKMQIMIQEIQALKSKEGMLKAANEVLQEKIVEQSGLLDVGVMVADQQNGHFSTVPLIEEITNPLTILSGYSNCRGSEMGYSF